A portion of the Rhodococcus pseudokoreensis genome contains these proteins:
- a CDS encoding arabinosyltransferase domain-containing protein, with product MSRDDSDESPIGTPPQSSPVGQSVRSARLFAIVASLFGVLLTLSLPFLPVEQDSATLTWPQNGSTGSVEAPLVSYAPLSLDVRIPCSTVGELAGRGGLLTSTAPAGAADAGRYGLVAKVNAATADGPAGVEVVLRNKVLLSSPLDGLPADCTLVVSSDSTRTTAGFVTAGQDAPTVVDGDLRPQMVGIFSDLDGPVPDGLQVTAQIDSRFSSTPSTIKFVAMVVGALATILALVALHRLDNVDGRRARRFLPTRWWSFGAVDAVVLGTLVLWHFIGASTSDDGYQFNMARTSEAAGYMANYFRWYGVPEAPFGSPYYDVLAVLANITPASPFVRLPALLAGIVAWLVISREVAPRLGAAVRGNRLALWTGGLVFLAFWLPYNNGLRPEPIVAVGVLLTWCSVERAVATRRLLPAAVAILVGAATLTAGPSGLICFGALVAGARPILQIVIARAKTVGYLALLAPLVASGTVILVAVFADQTLAAVMEMQHVHAIGPNVPWFDEYLRYQYLLNISVDGSLSRRFGVFVMVLCLAVTVLVMLRKGGRIPGTATGPSRRLIGITLAAMGLMMFTPTKWTHHFGIYAGLAGSLAVLASVAVSTSVVRSPRNRALFAAAVLFLLAMCFTSTNGWWYVSSYSVPWWDKPVSIGGLGAGTILLGATLVMLLIAAWCYFREPYTRGDSVRRRRVWALPPLTVAAAAMVLFEVLSMAKGAVAQYPAFSLARSNVDAVTGAPCGLANDVLLETDPNASLLQPLSGDAATTLAGTGSAGFSPNGVAGDLSADEESSDAGVANSVKTDNTEQTASSNAAGTGGGAGAVGVNGSAVALPFGLDPASTPVLGSDGSDGDVSLTTGWYRLSGAESDTGAGDLVSIAAAGRIRSVDADGVVTYGQNLEVEYGTAQQDGTVAVGGRVTPIDIGPAPSWRNLRVPLDSRPGDTDVIRLVASDADSDPQQWLAVTPPRVPRTQTLNDVIGSESPVMIDWAVGLAFPCQRPFDHRAGVAEAPEYRILPDRPGAIMTSLWQDRYGGGPLGWIEMTRASRTIPSYLKNDWDRDWGGVEQYSPLDAGATAAEIDTTRTQRSGLWNPAPIITAY from the coding sequence GTGTCCAGAGACGACTCGGACGAGTCGCCGATCGGGACCCCGCCGCAGTCGTCTCCTGTCGGTCAGTCGGTCCGCTCCGCTCGTCTTTTCGCCATCGTCGCGTCCCTCTTCGGGGTGCTGCTCACGTTGTCGCTCCCGTTCCTTCCGGTCGAGCAGGACAGCGCGACCCTCACCTGGCCGCAGAACGGCAGCACCGGAAGCGTCGAGGCCCCGCTCGTCTCCTACGCGCCGCTGAGCCTCGACGTGCGAATCCCCTGTTCGACGGTCGGCGAACTCGCCGGCCGCGGCGGGCTGCTGACCTCCACCGCCCCCGCGGGTGCCGCCGACGCCGGGAGGTACGGACTGGTCGCCAAGGTGAATGCGGCGACCGCGGACGGTCCCGCGGGCGTCGAGGTGGTGCTGCGGAACAAGGTGCTGCTGTCGTCACCGCTCGACGGGCTACCCGCCGACTGCACGCTCGTGGTGTCCTCGGATTCGACGCGGACCACCGCCGGCTTCGTGACGGCAGGCCAGGACGCCCCGACCGTCGTCGACGGTGACCTCCGCCCGCAGATGGTGGGCATCTTCAGCGACCTCGACGGGCCGGTGCCCGACGGCCTGCAGGTGACCGCGCAGATCGACAGCCGGTTCTCGTCGACGCCGTCGACGATCAAGTTCGTGGCCATGGTGGTGGGTGCGCTGGCCACGATTCTGGCGCTGGTGGCGCTGCACCGTCTCGACAACGTGGACGGTCGCCGGGCCCGGCGATTCCTGCCCACCCGCTGGTGGTCGTTCGGGGCCGTCGACGCCGTCGTTCTCGGCACGCTGGTGCTGTGGCATTTCATCGGCGCCTCCACCTCCGACGACGGCTATCAGTTCAACATGGCCCGCACCTCCGAGGCCGCGGGCTACATGGCCAACTACTTCCGCTGGTACGGCGTCCCCGAGGCGCCGTTCGGATCGCCCTATTACGACGTCCTCGCGGTGCTGGCGAACATCACCCCGGCCAGCCCGTTCGTGCGTCTGCCCGCGCTGCTCGCCGGCATCGTCGCGTGGCTGGTGATCAGCCGGGAGGTCGCACCGCGACTCGGTGCCGCCGTCCGGGGCAACCGGCTCGCGCTGTGGACGGGCGGGCTGGTGTTCCTCGCGTTCTGGCTCCCCTACAACAACGGCCTGCGGCCCGAACCGATCGTCGCGGTGGGCGTGCTGCTCACGTGGTGCTCGGTGGAACGCGCCGTCGCGACCCGTCGGCTGCTGCCCGCCGCGGTGGCGATCCTGGTCGGTGCGGCCACGCTGACCGCGGGCCCGTCCGGGTTGATCTGCTTCGGCGCCCTCGTCGCCGGCGCCCGGCCGATCCTGCAGATCGTGATCGCGCGGGCCAAGACGGTCGGCTATCTGGCGCTGCTCGCGCCGCTCGTCGCGTCGGGAACCGTGATCCTGGTGGCGGTGTTCGCCGATCAGACCCTCGCCGCCGTGATGGAGATGCAGCACGTGCACGCCATCGGCCCCAACGTCCCCTGGTTCGACGAGTACCTCCGCTACCAGTACCTGCTGAACATCTCCGTCGACGGTTCGCTGTCGCGCCGGTTCGGTGTGTTCGTGATGGTGCTGTGCCTGGCGGTGACAGTCCTGGTGATGCTGCGCAAGGGTGGCCGGATTCCCGGGACGGCGACGGGACCGTCGCGGCGGCTCATCGGCATCACACTCGCCGCGATGGGCCTGATGATGTTCACGCCCACCAAGTGGACGCACCACTTCGGCATCTACGCGGGTCTCGCCGGGTCGCTCGCCGTCCTGGCGTCGGTCGCGGTGAGCACCTCCGTGGTGCGTTCGCCACGCAACCGCGCCCTGTTCGCGGCCGCCGTGCTGTTCCTGCTGGCGATGTGTTTCACCAGCACCAACGGGTGGTGGTACGTGTCCAGTTACAGCGTCCCGTGGTGGGACAAGCCGGTGTCGATCGGCGGCCTCGGAGCGGGCACGATCCTGCTCGGCGCCACCCTGGTGATGCTGCTGATCGCGGCGTGGTGCTACTTCCGCGAGCCCTACACGCGGGGCGACTCCGTGCGCAGGCGCCGGGTGTGGGCACTCCCGCCGTTGACGGTCGCGGCCGCCGCGATGGTGCTGTTCGAGGTGTTGTCGATGGCGAAGGGCGCCGTCGCGCAGTACCCGGCGTTCTCCCTCGCCCGCTCCAACGTCGACGCCGTCACCGGCGCGCCGTGCGGCCTGGCCAACGACGTCCTGCTCGAAACCGATCCCAACGCGTCACTGCTGCAACCACTGTCGGGTGACGCGGCGACCACCCTCGCGGGCACCGGCAGCGCCGGCTTCAGCCCGAACGGTGTCGCCGGAGACCTCAGCGCCGACGAGGAATCGTCGGATGCCGGTGTCGCCAACTCCGTCAAGACCGACAACACCGAGCAGACGGCGTCGAGCAACGCCGCGGGCACCGGTGGCGGCGCCGGCGCGGTCGGTGTCAACGGCAGCGCCGTGGCCCTGCCGTTCGGACTCGACCCCGCGAGCACCCCGGTCCTCGGCAGCGACGGCAGCGACGGCGACGTGTCGCTGACCACCGGCTGGTACCGACTGTCCGGTGCCGAATCGGACACCGGTGCGGGTGACCTCGTCTCCATCGCCGCGGCGGGTCGCATCCGCTCCGTCGACGCGGACGGCGTCGTCACCTACGGCCAGAACCTCGAGGTGGAGTACGGCACCGCGCAGCAGGACGGCACGGTCGCGGTCGGAGGACGGGTGACGCCGATCGACATCGGCCCGGCGCCGTCGTGGCGCAATCTGCGTGTTCCGCTCGATTCCCGGCCGGGCGATACGGATGTCATCCGGCTGGTGGCGTCGGACGCGGACAGCGATCCGCAGCAGTGGCTGGCGGTCACACCGCCGCGGGTTCCGCGGACGCAGACACTGAACGACGTGATCGGATCCGAATCGCCCGTCATGATCGACTGGGCTGTGGGCCTTGCGTTTCCGTGCCAGCGGCCGTTCGATCACCGGGCCGGTGTCGCGGAGGCGCCCGAGTACCGGATCCTCCCGGACCGTCCCGGCGCGATCATGACCAGCCTGTGGCAGGACCGGTACGGCGGCGGCCCCCTCGGCTGGATCGAGATGACCCGGGCGAGCCGAACCATACCGTCGTACCTGAAGAACGACTGGGACCGCGACTGGGGCGGCGTGGAGCAGTACTCCCCCCTCGACGCCGGTGCGACGGCCGCGGAGATCGACACCACCCGGACTCAGCGTTCGGGTCTGTGGAATCCGGCGCCGATCATCACCGCCTACTGA
- a CDS encoding DUF4232 domain-containing protein, which produces MRTQSPARTVLGVLGIAAALTVSACGSTDESGTAEPSPGGVTVTTSDATTTADVPPTSATTPTTPHPDRCLIGELQVTLGEPSGAAGSQEIPLVFTNTGTRDCILHGYPGVSYVAAPDGPQVGAAAERDGGTETPVTVAPGARATAAVRATVVQNYPADTCGPTPVAGFRVYPPNDTGSVFLPYPTTGCAQTGVKQLSVQPVAG; this is translated from the coding sequence ATGCGCACGCAGTCACCGGCACGGACCGTTCTCGGGGTACTCGGGATCGCCGCCGCACTCACCGTCTCGGCGTGTGGCTCGACGGACGAGTCGGGGACCGCCGAACCCTCGCCCGGTGGCGTCACCGTCACGACATCGGACGCAACCACCACCGCCGACGTCCCACCGACGTCCGCCACCACACCGACCACTCCGCACCCCGACCGCTGCCTGATCGGCGAACTGCAGGTGACGCTCGGAGAGCCCAGCGGGGCCGCCGGATCGCAGGAGATCCCGCTCGTCTTCACGAACACCGGCACCCGCGACTGCATCCTCCACGGATACCCCGGGGTGTCGTACGTCGCGGCACCGGACGGTCCGCAGGTGGGTGCGGCGGCCGAGAGGGACGGCGGAACGGAGACTCCCGTGACGGTCGCTCCCGGCGCGCGGGCCACCGCCGCGGTGCGTGCGACGGTGGTGCAGAACTATCCCGCCGACACGTGCGGCCCCACACCGGTCGCGGGCTTCCGGGTGTATCCGCCGAACGACACCGGGTCGGTGTTCCTCCCCTACCCGACCACCGGCTGTGCGCAGACCGGTGTGAAGCAGCTGTCGGTGCAGCCCGTCGCGGGGTGA
- a CDS encoding aldehyde dehydrogenase family protein, translating into MSEVLDRTKIYIDGSWVDSQGTGRIDVVNPATEDVIAVVAEGTPDDVDLAAKAARAAFPAWSALSGTERGEYLRKAAALIKERLDDFTALVSRDMGMPLGFAKPIQIGMPLANLAAFAELAATYDFDAHEVGNSLIVREPIGVVGAITPWNFPLHQVVLKVGGALAAGCTVVLKPTEVAPLATYALADIFDEIGLPAGVFNLVSGFGPVVGEAIAGHPEVDMVSFTGSTRAGKRVAVVAAETVKKVALELGGKSANVILDDADLTKAVTDGVAKCFLNSGQTCSALTRMLVPADKVDEASAIAAQVAQNYSVGDPTAATSVLGPLVNSNQLKRVRGYIEQGIAEGARAVLDGRETGQDSGYFVGPTVFSGVTEDMTIAKEEIFGPVLSIIGYRDEEDAVRIANATEYGLAAGVWSGDQDRADRVARQLRAGQVEVNGGAFNTNAPFGGYKQSGIGREAGVLGFEEFLEIKSIQR; encoded by the coding sequence ATGAGCGAAGTTCTGGACCGGACCAAGATCTACATCGACGGATCCTGGGTCGATTCGCAGGGGACCGGCCGGATCGACGTGGTCAACCCGGCCACCGAGGACGTCATCGCGGTGGTCGCCGAGGGCACCCCCGACGACGTCGACCTCGCCGCGAAGGCCGCGCGGGCCGCCTTCCCCGCATGGTCCGCGCTCAGCGGCACGGAACGCGGCGAGTACCTCCGGAAGGCGGCCGCCCTGATCAAGGAGCGCCTCGACGACTTCACCGCCCTGGTGTCCCGCGACATGGGCATGCCGCTCGGATTCGCGAAGCCCATCCAGATCGGGATGCCCCTCGCGAACCTCGCCGCGTTCGCCGAACTGGCCGCCACCTACGACTTCGACGCCCACGAGGTCGGCAACTCGCTGATCGTGCGCGAACCCATCGGTGTCGTCGGTGCGATCACCCCGTGGAACTTCCCGCTCCACCAGGTGGTGCTGAAAGTCGGCGGTGCGCTGGCCGCGGGATGCACCGTGGTGCTCAAGCCGACCGAGGTCGCGCCGCTCGCCACCTACGCGCTTGCCGACATCTTCGACGAAATCGGCCTGCCCGCAGGTGTGTTCAACCTCGTCAGCGGATTCGGGCCCGTCGTGGGCGAGGCGATCGCCGGCCACCCCGAGGTGGACATGGTCTCGTTCACCGGTTCCACCCGCGCGGGCAAGAGGGTCGCGGTGGTCGCGGCCGAGACGGTGAAGAAGGTGGCACTCGAACTCGGCGGCAAATCGGCGAACGTCATCCTCGACGACGCCGACCTGACGAAGGCGGTCACCGACGGGGTGGCCAAGTGTTTCCTCAACTCCGGCCAGACCTGTTCGGCGCTCACGAGGATGCTGGTTCCCGCGGACAAGGTGGACGAGGCCTCCGCCATCGCGGCGCAGGTCGCGCAGAACTACTCCGTCGGCGACCCGACGGCCGCCACGTCGGTGCTCGGGCCGCTGGTGAACTCGAACCAGCTGAAGCGGGTCCGCGGGTACATCGAACAGGGCATCGCGGAAGGTGCGCGCGCCGTCCTCGACGGCCGGGAGACCGGACAGGACTCCGGCTACTTCGTCGGCCCCACCGTGTTCTCCGGCGTCACCGAGGACATGACCATCGCCAAGGAGGAGATCTTCGGTCCCGTCCTGTCCATCATCGGATACCGCGACGAGGAGGACGCGGTGCGGATCGCCAACGCGACGGAATACGGGCTCGCCGCCGGTGTCTGGTCCGGCGACCAGGACCGGGCCGACCGCGTCGCACGGCAGCTGCGCGCGGGCCAGGTCGAGGTGAACGGCGGGGCGTTCAACACCAACGCCCCGTTCGGCGGGTACAAGCAGTCGGGCATCGGTCGCGAGGCCGGGGTCCTCGGTTTCGAGGAGTTCCTGGAGATCAAGTCGATCCAGCGGTAG
- a CDS encoding SDR family NAD(P)-dependent oxidoreductase, which translates to MDLGLSGKRAVVTGGSRGIGFAIARSLASEGVDVVLAARGAEALELAAKTLSQQTGRRVIGVPTDTGDDKSVGALVQRTVDELGGVDILVNAAATPWSAGKPSDFASTTDDVVRDEFEIKVLGYLRTARAVAPHLVEQGWGRIINISGLGARQANSIAQTVRNVGVSALTKNLADELGPHGVNVTVVHPGLTRTERLVDRLTEQSEAEGVPVAELESRLATNSIHRLIDASEVADVVTFLASPRSVGITGDAVAVGGGAPGAVYY; encoded by the coding sequence ATGGATCTCGGTCTGAGCGGCAAGCGGGCCGTCGTCACCGGCGGCAGTCGCGGAATCGGTTTCGCGATCGCGCGCAGCCTCGCGTCGGAGGGGGTCGACGTGGTGCTCGCGGCCAGGGGCGCCGAGGCGCTGGAACTGGCGGCGAAGACGCTGTCGCAGCAGACCGGCCGTCGGGTCATCGGGGTACCCACCGACACCGGCGACGACAAGTCGGTGGGCGCCCTCGTCCAGCGAACCGTCGACGAACTCGGCGGCGTCGACATTCTGGTGAACGCCGCGGCCACACCGTGGAGTGCGGGCAAGCCGAGCGACTTCGCGTCCACCACCGACGACGTGGTCCGCGACGAGTTCGAGATCAAGGTGCTCGGCTATCTGCGCACCGCCCGCGCGGTGGCACCGCACCTGGTCGAGCAGGGGTGGGGACGGATCATCAACATCAGCGGGCTCGGTGCACGCCAGGCCAACTCCATCGCGCAGACCGTCCGGAACGTCGGGGTGTCGGCGCTGACGAAGAACCTCGCCGACGAACTCGGACCGCACGGCGTCAACGTCACCGTGGTGCACCCGGGACTGACGCGGACGGAACGGCTCGTCGACCGGCTGACGGAGCAGTCCGAGGCGGAAGGGGTGCCCGTTGCCGAACTGGAGTCGCGGCTGGCCACCAATTCGATCCACCGGCTGATCGACGCGAGTGAGGTCGCGGACGTCGTCACGTTCCTGGCATCGCCGCGCAGCGTCGGGATCACCGGCGACGCGGTGGCCGTCGGCGGGGGTGCGCCGGGCGCCGTCTACTACTGA
- a CDS encoding flavin monoamine oxidase family protein, with amino-acid sequence MADIEVDYCVVGAGFAGLTAALRLKQAGHTVALMEARDRIGGRTFTETRDDGSWIDRGGAWIGPGQDRIYALIDEFGVATYKQYTDGEAMMVVDGKQYRYKGTIPLTMSPWATANLGAVFFELGRMCKTIPLEAPWEAKKAAKWDAISLAKWLGGNTLSKPAHDLLETAVAGCYTSAASEVSMLFVLYQMASGGGPGFVLGVKDAAEDARPVGGMGAIYRPMAAEIGDALHLSQPVRDLAQDDDGVTVRSADLAVRARRAIVAVPLAIASQILYEPLLPMDRSFLHQRMPSGAVMKIAAVYDEPFWRADGLSGQSAAPDSPATITIDACTDTGRPGVLCVIVEGPTARTLGTLPEAERKTAVLGELTERFGARAASPVDYVEQNWSVERYSGGGMLSHAPTGVLTQFGHALREPCGRIHWAGTESSSVMCGWVDGAVRSGERAALEVTQRDGVLSPARAQ; translated from the coding sequence ATGGCAGACATCGAAGTCGACTATTGCGTCGTAGGAGCCGGATTCGCCGGACTGACGGCGGCGCTGCGCCTGAAACAGGCCGGGCACACGGTCGCGCTGATGGAGGCCCGTGACCGGATCGGCGGGCGCACGTTCACCGAGACCCGCGACGACGGGTCGTGGATCGATCGGGGCGGCGCGTGGATCGGGCCGGGGCAGGACCGGATCTACGCCCTGATCGACGAATTCGGCGTCGCGACGTACAAGCAGTACACCGACGGCGAAGCCATGATGGTCGTCGACGGCAAGCAGTACCGGTACAAGGGCACGATTCCCCTGACGATGAGTCCCTGGGCCACGGCGAATCTCGGTGCCGTGTTCTTCGAACTCGGCCGGATGTGCAAGACGATTCCGCTCGAGGCGCCGTGGGAGGCGAAGAAGGCCGCGAAGTGGGACGCGATCAGTCTCGCGAAATGGCTCGGCGGCAACACGTTGTCCAAGCCCGCCCACGACCTTCTCGAGACCGCCGTCGCCGGTTGCTACACGTCCGCCGCGTCCGAGGTGTCGATGCTGTTCGTGCTGTACCAGATGGCGTCGGGCGGCGGTCCCGGTTTCGTTCTCGGCGTGAAGGACGCGGCCGAGGATGCGCGGCCGGTCGGCGGGATGGGGGCGATCTACCGCCCGATGGCAGCCGAGATCGGCGACGCACTCCACCTGTCGCAACCCGTCCGGGACCTCGCGCAGGACGACGACGGCGTGACCGTCCGCTCCGCGGACCTGGCCGTGCGGGCGCGGCGGGCGATCGTCGCGGTGCCTCTCGCCATCGCGAGTCAGATCCTCTACGAGCCCCTGCTCCCGATGGATCGGTCGTTCCTGCACCAGAGGATGCCGAGCGGCGCCGTCATGAAGATCGCCGCCGTCTACGACGAACCCTTCTGGCGCGCCGACGGATTGTCGGGGCAGTCGGCGGCACCCGACTCCCCCGCGACGATCACCATCGACGCGTGCACCGACACGGGACGTCCCGGAGTTCTGTGCGTGATCGTCGAGGGGCCGACCGCCCGCACGCTGGGGACGCTGCCGGAAGCGGAGCGGAAGACGGCGGTGCTCGGGGAGTTGACCGAAAGGTTCGGAGCCCGGGCTGCCTCCCCCGTCGACTACGTCGAGCAGAACTGGAGCGTCGAGCGGTACTCCGGCGGCGGCATGCTCAGTCATGCGCCGACGGGAGTACTCACCCAGTTCGGCCACGCCCTCCGCGAACCCTGCGGTCGCATCCACTGGGCGGGCACGGAGAGTTCGTCCGTGATGTGCGGCTGGGTCGACGGCGCCGTCCGCTCCGGCGAACGCGCCGCGCTGGAAGTGACCCAGCGCGACGGCGTGCTGTCACCGGCCCGGGCTCAGTAG
- a CDS encoding LLM class flavin-dependent oxidoreductase, producing the protein MHFGYWTPIYGGFLRNLGDEGMPATWDYVKRLSQLADRLGYHTTLVPELYLNDRKGVDAPSLEAWSLSSAILAVTEQLRVMTAVRPGFHLPAVTAKESATITDIAGTTDAGAARFALNVVAAWWEEEARQYGGAFTRHDERYRQATEFVDVLRGLWEHTPFTYQGEHFSVRDSILSPKPAVHPPVFAGGESESGRESIATFADSYVLHGGTVDEVRTKIADMNARSQRIHQRDMAEFGMSTYIIVRDTEAEARAELERITTVDPHSPGYASFEEFVKNSELDVELSRREYSVGTRGLRPDLVGTPEQVAEKIRAYQDAGLTLLLIQCSPAHEELERIAEQVFPLVPTREYLLTAGG; encoded by the coding sequence ATGCATTTCGGCTACTGGACGCCCATCTACGGCGGCTTCCTGCGCAACCTCGGCGACGAAGGCATGCCCGCCACCTGGGACTACGTCAAACGGCTGTCGCAGCTGGCCGACCGGCTCGGCTACCACACCACCCTCGTCCCCGAGCTCTACCTCAACGACCGCAAGGGCGTCGACGCGCCCAGCCTCGAGGCGTGGTCGCTGTCGTCGGCGATCCTCGCGGTCACCGAACAGCTCCGGGTGATGACGGCGGTGCGACCCGGATTCCACCTGCCCGCGGTCACCGCGAAGGAATCGGCCACCATCACCGACATCGCCGGCACCACCGACGCCGGTGCGGCACGGTTCGCGCTCAACGTGGTCGCCGCATGGTGGGAGGAAGAAGCGCGGCAGTACGGCGGCGCGTTCACCCGGCACGACGAGCGATACCGGCAGGCCACCGAATTCGTCGACGTCCTCCGCGGACTCTGGGAACACACCCCGTTCACCTACCAGGGCGAGCACTTCAGCGTGCGCGACTCGATCCTGTCGCCGAAACCCGCAGTCCATCCTCCGGTCTTCGCGGGCGGCGAGAGCGAGAGCGGCCGCGAATCCATCGCGACGTTCGCCGACTCGTACGTGCTGCACGGCGGCACCGTCGACGAGGTGCGCACGAAGATCGCCGACATGAACGCGCGGTCGCAGCGAATCCACCAGCGGGACATGGCCGAATTCGGCATGTCCACCTACATCATCGTGCGCGACACCGAAGCCGAGGCCCGCGCCGAACTCGAACGCATCACCACCGTCGACCCGCACTCGCCCGGGTACGCGTCGTTCGAGGAGTTCGTGAAGAACTCCGAACTCGACGTCGAACTGTCCCGGCGCGAATACTCCGTCGGCACGCGTGGGCTGCGCCCCGACCTCGTCGGCACACCCGAACAGGTCGCCGAGAAGATCCGCGCCTACCAGGACGCCGGCCTCACCCTGCTGCTCATCCAATGCTCCCCCGCGCACGAGGAACTCGAGCGCATCGCCGAGCAGGTGTTCCCGCTGGTCCCCACCCGTGAGTACTTGTTAACCGCCGGCGGTTAA
- a CDS encoding O-acetylhomoserine aminocarboxypropyltransferase/cysteine synthase family protein has product MPETTGFATRQVRTGYQPGTPQNTAIPPIYQSVAYDFGSFDQARDIFSLRRKGNLYSRTGNPTQAVFEQRLADLDGGVAALATGSGQSAVAVALLTLAKSGQHIVAARQLYGGTVDLLTDTFADFGIDVTLVDQDDLDAWRAAARPETRAFFAETIGNPVASVLDVRAVADIAHQAGVPLIVDNTIATPYLLRPKDFGADIAVYSATKFIGGHGTSLGGVIVDLGTFDFGAEPRRWTQFTEPYPRIGDLVLWDEFGRDRSAFLVYAKTKVVHDLGPALSPFNSFQLLQGLETLDLRLERQVGSALAIAQFLDGHPAVAKVNYPGLPQNRWHDAARKYLPRGAGSVFSFDLAVDDAKVAKFVDSLQLFAIVANIGDARSLVVHPATTTHSHLDDTQRRDAGFGYRTVRLSVGLENLEDLVDDLRASLDAITEE; this is encoded by the coding sequence ATGCCCGAGACCACAGGGTTCGCGACCCGGCAGGTCCGCACCGGCTATCAGCCCGGCACGCCGCAGAACACCGCGATCCCCCCGATCTACCAATCGGTTGCCTACGACTTCGGCAGCTTCGACCAGGCGCGGGACATCTTTTCCCTGCGCCGCAAGGGAAACCTGTACAGCCGCACAGGGAACCCCACCCAGGCCGTGTTCGAACAGCGTCTCGCCGACCTCGACGGCGGTGTCGCCGCGCTGGCGACCGGGTCCGGGCAGTCCGCCGTCGCCGTCGCCCTCCTCACTCTCGCCAAGTCGGGGCAGCACATCGTCGCGGCGCGGCAACTGTACGGCGGAACCGTCGACCTGCTCACCGACACGTTCGCGGACTTCGGGATCGACGTCACCCTCGTCGACCAGGACGACCTCGACGCCTGGCGTGCGGCCGCGCGCCCCGAGACCCGGGCCTTCTTCGCCGAGACGATCGGCAACCCCGTCGCCTCCGTCCTCGACGTCCGGGCCGTCGCCGACATCGCCCACCAGGCCGGGGTCCCGCTGATCGTCGACAACACGATCGCCACCCCGTACCTGCTCCGCCCCAAGGACTTCGGCGCCGACATCGCCGTGTACTCGGCCACCAAATTCATCGGCGGGCACGGAACTTCGCTGGGCGGGGTGATTGTCGACCTCGGCACGTTCGACTTCGGCGCGGAGCCGCGGCGGTGGACCCAGTTCACCGAGCCGTACCCGCGGATCGGCGACCTCGTGCTGTGGGACGAGTTCGGTCGCGACCGGAGCGCGTTCCTGGTGTACGCGAAGACGAAGGTCGTCCACGACCTCGGACCCGCACTGTCGCCGTTCAATTCGTTCCAGCTGCTGCAGGGGCTGGAGACGCTGGACCTGCGGCTCGAGCGGCAGGTCGGCTCGGCGCTGGCCATCGCCCAATTCCTGGACGGTCATCCCGCGGTCGCGAAGGTCAACTACCCGGGCCTGCCGCAGAACCGGTGGCACGACGCCGCCCGCAAGTACCTGCCGCGGGGCGCCGGCTCGGTGTTCTCCTTCGATCTCGCCGTCGACGACGCGAAGGTCGCGAAGTTCGTCGACTCGCTGCAACTGTTCGCCATCGTCGCCAACATCGGCGACGCCCGCTCGCTGGTGGTGCACCCCGCCACCACCACGCACAGCCACCTCGACGACACGCAACGCCGCGACGCCGGATTCGGCTATCGCACCGTCCGATTGTCCGTCGGACTGGAAAACCTGGAAGACCTCGTCGACGATCTGCGCGCGTCGCTCGACGCCATCACGGAGGAATGA
- a CDS encoding alpha/beta hydrolase: MDIDWLEPEATARGSVIVVAGRGEHAHVYRRFARRIAFDGYRVAVVENDPAAAARLIADAESGLPLTVVGSDSGALTALDLAATHPAVSGVVAAGLLVAGTDAVTGGWEGELEIRSACPVHRGVLAEEGALDRGTLGEEAPVATADSLTHVQVPVLVVHGGADVLSPVADVLAVTSALPGARVVVVNDGRHDILNDVSHRSVAAEIVQFLERLRLPGTPDVLLRDPAGALAQ; this comes from the coding sequence GTGGACATCGACTGGCTGGAACCCGAAGCGACCGCGCGTGGCTCGGTGATCGTCGTCGCCGGCCGAGGTGAGCATGCTCACGTGTACCGCAGGTTCGCCCGGCGGATCGCGTTCGACGGTTACCGCGTCGCGGTGGTGGAGAACGATCCCGCCGCGGCCGCTCGGCTGATCGCCGACGCCGAGTCCGGTCTCCCGCTCACCGTCGTCGGGTCGGACAGTGGCGCGCTCACCGCGCTCGACCTCGCCGCCACCCATCCGGCGGTGTCCGGGGTCGTGGCCGCCGGTCTCCTCGTCGCGGGCACCGACGCCGTCACCGGAGGGTGGGAGGGCGAACTCGAGATTCGCTCCGCGTGTCCGGTGCACCGGGGCGTCCTGGCCGAGGAGGGCGCGCTCGACCGCGGCACGCTCGGAGAGGAGGCGCCGGTCGCCACGGCGGATTCGCTGACCCACGTGCAGGTTCCCGTCCTCGTCGTCCACGGCGGCGCCGACGTCCTGAGCCCGGTGGCGGACGTCCTCGCGGTCACGTCCGCGTTGCCGGGTGCCCGGGTGGTCGTCGTCAACGACGGCCGGCACGACATTCTCAACGACGTGTCCCACCGGTCCGTCGCTGCCGAGATCGTGCAGTTCCTCGAGCGTCTGCGACTGCCCGGCACGCCCGACGTCCTCCTCCGCGACCCGGCGGGCGCACTCGCGCAATGA